One part of the Glycine max cultivar Williams 82 chromosome 14, Glycine_max_v4.0, whole genome shotgun sequence genome encodes these proteins:
- the LOC100813674 gene encoding probable E3 ubiquitin-protein ligase RHC1A yields MSSGATHWCYACRQPIVLDGRDPVCPYCDGGFVQELDELRGIAPNHNHTFSSQSGDFHQMPDIFDAIHAFMGQRGSDQRFGLMDAVDNFMRHRMAGRNSNFDVRGRSGSLPVPEQSWGVYSSGPYLIFHGQVPGFTLSAGSPRGGPRRVDFGDYFMGPGLEELIEQLTMNDQRGPAPAARSSIDAMPTIKITQAHLRSDSHCPVCKEKFELGTEAREMPCNHIYHSDCIVPWLVQHNSCPVCRVELPPQGQASSRGTRSWGGRNASNSSSSGSNDSSRGRENSHQNHGRRNPFSFLWPFRSSNSNNNHYSETGGSSSSTTPDQNNGTSYSGWPFDR; encoded by the coding sequence ATGTCAAGTGGAGCAACACACTGGTGTTATGCATGCAGACAGCCAATTGTGCTTGATGGGAGAGATCCTGTTTGCCCTTACTGTGATGGAGGATTTGTGCAAGAACTTGACGAGTTGCGAGGAATTGCACCCAACCATAACCATACCTTTTCGTCACAGTCAGGAGACTTTCATCAAATGCCTGACATTTTCGATGCTATACATGCTTTTATGGGGCAGAGAGGTTCTGACCAGAGATTTGGGCTTATGGACGCCGTTGATAATTTCATGAGGCATAGAATGGCCGGAAGAAACTCAAACTTTGATGTTAGAGGGAGGTCTGGTTCTCTCCCAGTTCCTGAACAGAGTTGGGGCgtttatagttccggtccttatttaatatttcacgGTCAAGTTCCTGGATTCACCTTGTCTGCTGGCAGCCCAAGAGGTGGTCCTAGGCGTGTTGATTTTGGTGACTACTTTATGGGTCCTGGACTGGAAGAACTTATTGAGCAACTCACCATGAATGATCAGCGTGGTCCAGCCCCAGCTGCACGATCTTCAATTGATGCAATGCCTACTATTAAGATAACACAGGCGCATCTTCGCTCGGATTCACACTGTCCAGTTTGTAAGGAAAAATTTGAATTGGGCACTGAAGCCAGAGAGATGCCATGCAACCATATTTACCATTCTGACTGTATTGTTCCTTGGTTGGTTCAGCATAACTCATGTCCTGTTTGCCGTGTTGAGCTGCCACCTCAAGGACAGGCTAGTTCCCGTGGTACTCGAAGTTGGGGAGGAAGGAATGCcagcaacagcagcagcagTGGCAGCAATGATAGCTCCAGGGGCAGAGAGAACAGCCATCAGAACCATGGAAGGAGaaatccattttcatttttgtggCCATTCCGCTCGTCTAACTCGAACAATAATCATTATTCTGAGACTGGGGGAAGCAGCTCTTCAACCACTCCTGACCAGAATAATGGAACAAGTTATAGCGGTTGGCCCTTTGATCGCTAA
- the LOC100812051 gene encoding uncharacterized protein → MSPASRSKSKDRKPSKEAQKASAKPTGSGNVAAGVPASAYNPLLGTFHTLDMSPTPTSPIHSNGRFRNIDETDEHPVSSVVAGVEYDSVSNNGSWSGESEEHKEKSSNVSVRPESVPGADNDKREKIRQKNERKHQRQKERRAQELHERCTGYLMSRKLEALSQQLVAMGFSHERATMALILNEGRVEESVAWLFEGGEDADGNKDTNIGRGNLKIDISGELARIADMVTKYDCSKQEVERVIVNCEGDLDRAAETLREFKLDPPSAPPKPEETGDPPIINNVKQSGVASQNSRPQTKPVPLPNQPKKDDKDFNYTKAALTIGVSSDSSNRNTQPLKRIQPKSEWAKPQQATVPADKRWPSAESNPSISYSLASPLQMSPQPAKSEAQYMPAGGDFKNLQPGVAREPLIMMQQPQTVNEEQVPATSMISSPPEIAAGRYPTNSSDAVRSNNGFISHAPSTRSLSPNYLNSNQMDHQLQYQPQQQFVGSSSNSVDHQGNRIWNRTDAIAPLAAATSLGLFSGLGSAGSSGASSPVDWSTGGTVQFDYTNIDWSLDRSLASPRSNGLWLGFSPFSRSSSAQMYDSNALGVVAESSMRPVPTNRSMNAPRPGLQDGVASAETSAAGSREWGSPFEGKDLFSLPRQFVSSPSQ, encoded by the coding sequence ATGTCTCCTGCATCCCGATCCAAGTCTAAAGACAGGAAGCCTAGCAAGGAAGCTCAGAAGGCTTCTGCAAAGCCTACAGGATCTGGTAATGTAGCAGCTGGAGTTCCAGCCAGTGCATATAACCCCTTATTAGGAACATTCCATACTCTGGACATGTCACCGACACCTACCTCACCAATACATTCTAATGGTCGTTTTCGGAACATAGATGAGACAGATGAACATCCTGTCAGCTCAGTGGTTGCTGGTGTTGAGTATGATTCTGTTTCTAACAATGGTAGTTGGTCTGGTGAGTCCGAAGAACATAAAGAGAAAAGTTCTAATGTTTCTGTTCGACCGGAATCAGTACCAGGAGCTGATAATGACAAGCGAGAGAAAATCCGCCAGAAGAATGAGAGAAAACATCAACGGCAGAAGGAAAGGCGAGCACAGGAATTGCATGAGAGGTGTACTGGTTATCTTATGTCAAGGAAACTTGAGGCACTTTCTCAACAGCTTGTGGCAATGGGATTTTCTCATGAAAGGGCAACAATGGCACTGATATTAAATGAAGGTAGGGTGGAGGAATCAGTAGCGTGGCTGTTTGAAGGTGGTGAAGATGCAGATGGTAACAAGGATACAAACATAGGTAGGGGCAATTTGAAAATTGACATATCAGGTGAGCTTGCTCGGATTGCAGACATGGTAACCAAGTATGATTGCTCAAAACAGGAGGTCGAAAGAGTGATTGTTAATTGTGAGGGTGATCTTGATAGGGCTGCAGAGACCTTGAGAGAGTTCAAACTTGATCCACCATCTGCTCCACCAAAACCAGAGGAAACTGGTGATCCTCCTATTATTAACAATGTTAAGCAGTCAGGAGTTGCAAGTCAGAACTCAAGGCCACAAACAAAACCTGTTCCTTTACCAAATCAACCCAAAAAAGATGACAAGGATTTTAACTATACAAAGGCTGCATTGACGATTGGAGTATCTTCAGATTCTAGCAATAGAAATACGCAACCTCTAAAGAGAATCCAACCTAAGTCTGAATGGGCAAAGCCCCAACAGGCTACTGTACCAGCTGATAAAAGGTGGCCAAGTGCAGAATCTAATCCTTCCATTTCTTATTCACTGGCATCACCGTTGCAAATGTCACCCCAACCTGCTAAGTCCGAAGCACAATATATGCCTGCTGGAGGTGATTTTAAGAACCTTCAACCTGGAGTAGCCAGGGAACCATTAATCATGATGCAGCAGCCCCAGACTGTAAATGAAGAGCAAGTTCCAGCCACAAGCATGATCTCATCACCTCCTGAAATAGCCGCTGGTCGGTATCCAACTAACAGTTCAGATGCTGTCAGATCTAATAATGGCTTTATATCTCATGCTCCTAGCACTAGAAGCCTCAGTCCAAACTATCTCAATTCCAATCAAATGGACCACCAACTTCAGTATCAACCTCAACAACAGTTTGTTGGTAGCAGCAGCAATTCAGTAGATCATCAAGGGAATAGAATTTGGAATAGAACAGATGCAATTGCACCACTTGCTGCTGCTACTTCTCTAGGACTCTTTTCCGGTCTAGGATCAGCAGGCTCATCAGGGGCTTCTTCTCCAGTAGACTGGAGCACTGGTGGGACCGTGCAGTTTGATTATACAAACATAGACTGGTCCTTGGACAGAAGTTTAGCTTCACCAAGGTCGAATGGTTTATGGCTAGGATTTTCACCGTTTTCAAGGAGTAGTAGTGCTCAGATGTATGACTCAAATGCTTTAGGAGTTGTTGCTGAATCATCTATGAGACCAGTGCCCACAAATAGGAGCATGAATGCTCCCAGGCCTGGATTGCAAGATGGAGTAGCTTCTGCTGAGACATCTGCTGCTGGTTCCCGGGAGTGGGGTTCTCCATTTGAAGGGAAAGATCTTTTTagtttaccgagacagtttgtTTCTTCTCCTTCTCAGTAA